In Aminobacterium sp. MB27-C1, a single genomic region encodes these proteins:
- a CDS encoding C69 family dipeptidase gives MVFLIVLCASILLISFFSSQKAYGCSGLVLGKNISPTGRVLVAHNEDDSNRLLVRHGLIPSRQYTSDSIIIAEEESARIPQTPSTFGLFWTEVRNERGLSNADFFYNDHGVGIFSDSCRQIRADHEPDIAYGGIGYSLRRIIAERATSANHGVEIAIELIEKYGYRDSGRCYIIADANDAWMVQIPHGQHYCAVRIDDNEAAFIPNHFTIRAGVLENRPFYCSKDLLNYVKRKGWVSAEICQEKELDFAKAFQHPDRWRHPFNTFRHRHALEILTQREWLCDEELPFAIKPEEKITISQVKAILRSHYENTPDYSTTNFAGNSPHHSSLRKICAGTTIEGIIADLNPIAELTCLWIAMGRPCSQLFIPIHGGVNTLPEEFTPIENPETALEKHCQRDSDLLNIDDKNWWNITQRQTCIDLYHEEIHSLLQEKLNLWEKELKEKEEQIRNKAQKLIKEEKKGEASNILTSWARQIALESETKMKEVLSSFPIYVAEPHMKEIRKDDYSSELEIEIPLREEPLENSIRMGQGGLSTEVWARPIKGSLMKTDQGWSLKFRVRELAEKAHICRADFWLAGRNINEKIFVAKSVITVK, from the coding sequence ATGGTATTTCTGATAGTACTATGCGCCTCTATTCTATTGATTTCTTTTTTTTCTTCACAAAAAGCTTATGGGTGCAGCGGTCTAGTTTTAGGCAAAAATATTTCTCCAACAGGTCGAGTTCTTGTGGCTCATAATGAAGATGACAGTAATAGGCTTCTTGTTCGGCATGGGCTTATCCCATCACGACAGTATACTTCTGACAGTATTATTATTGCCGAAGAAGAATCTGCCCGCATTCCACAAACCCCTTCCACCTTCGGACTATTTTGGACAGAGGTACGAAATGAAAGAGGACTTTCAAATGCTGACTTTTTTTATAACGACCATGGTGTAGGAATCTTTAGTGACAGTTGTAGACAAATTAGAGCTGATCACGAACCTGATATCGCATATGGTGGAATTGGCTACTCACTTCGCCGCATCATTGCAGAACGAGCTACAAGTGCCAATCATGGAGTAGAAATTGCCATAGAACTTATCGAGAAATATGGATATCGAGATTCTGGCCGTTGCTACATTATCGCCGATGCCAATGATGCATGGATGGTTCAAATACCTCATGGACAACACTATTGCGCTGTTCGAATAGATGACAATGAAGCGGCCTTTATTCCTAACCATTTCACTATACGAGCTGGAGTTTTAGAGAACAGACCCTTCTATTGTTCCAAAGACCTACTTAACTATGTAAAAAGGAAAGGCTGGGTTTCTGCGGAAATATGCCAAGAAAAAGAATTGGACTTTGCAAAGGCCTTTCAACATCCTGATCGATGGCGCCATCCATTTAACACTTTCCGCCATCGTCATGCATTAGAAATTCTTACGCAACGAGAATGGCTTTGCGACGAAGAGCTTCCTTTCGCAATAAAGCCCGAAGAGAAAATAACCATATCTCAAGTAAAAGCTATTTTGCGTTCTCATTATGAAAATACTCCCGATTACTCAACAACGAATTTCGCGGGGAATTCCCCTCATCACAGTTCTTTACGAAAAATCTGTGCTGGAACAACTATCGAAGGTATCATCGCAGATTTAAATCCAATAGCTGAACTTACATGCCTTTGGATTGCCATGGGGCGACCCTGTTCACAACTGTTTATTCCTATTCATGGAGGGGTTAATACACTTCCCGAAGAATTCACCCCTATAGAAAATCCAGAAACAGCCTTAGAAAAACATTGCCAAAGAGATAGCGATTTACTTAACATTGATGACAAAAATTGGTGGAATATTACGCAGCGCCAGACATGTATCGATCTATATCATGAGGAAATCCACTCGTTACTACAAGAAAAACTTAACCTTTGGGAAAAAGAACTTAAAGAAAAAGAAGAACAAATTCGTAATAAGGCCCAAAAACTCATCAAAGAAGAGAAAAAAGGGGAAGCTTCCAATATCCTTACCTCTTGGGCTCGCCAAATAGCCCTAGAATCAGAAACTAAAATGAAAGAGGTTCTTTCTTCATTTCCTATTTATGTAGCTGAACCTCATATGAAAGAGATAAGAAAAGATGACTATTCTTCTGAACTTGAAATAGAAATACCTCTTCGGGAGGAACCTCTTGAGAACTCTATTCGCATGGGACAAGGAGGACTTAGTACTGAAGTTTGGGCAAGACCCATAAAAGGTAGCCTTATGAAAACAGATCAAGGATGGTCTCTGAAATTTAGAGTTAGAGAATTAGCAGAAAAAGCACATATCTGTCGTGCCGATTTTTGGCTGGCTGGACGCAACATAAATGAGAAAATCTTTGTTGCTAAGAGTGTTATTACTGTAAAGTAG
- a CDS encoding helix-turn-helix transcriptional regulator, producing the protein MDTVDYEQSMKALVEEENEMIGFRLKELRQRERMTQQELAEQIGVTKLTISRWEREERCPNAEMLLALARALGTTASYLLGSEESSNFSPRSCEVLRSLRQHLGLRLDEVAHYLGLSKEKMEYIEHNEAQVSLSEKISLYKYYGLYMAHIEGDIDFLKRQKQSAIDLENLIKMLAAQDPDVVLVLREFLENSDKILDADKEFLAQLLKISLQSILNRIN; encoded by the coding sequence ATGGATACAGTAGATTATGAACAGAGTATGAAAGCTTTGGTCGAAGAGGAGAATGAAATGATTGGTTTTAGACTAAAAGAGCTTCGTCAAAGAGAAAGAATGACACAACAAGAATTAGCAGAACAAATAGGTGTTACAAAACTGACCATTTCACGTTGGGAGAGAGAAGAGCGTTGTCCAAATGCTGAAATGCTTCTTGCCTTGGCAAGAGCTTTAGGAACGACAGCATCCTACCTTTTAGGAAGCGAAGAAAGTTCGAATTTTTCACCAAGATCTTGCGAAGTTTTACGTTCTCTCAGACAGCATTTAGGGCTTAGATTAGACGAAGTAGCGCATTATTTAGGTCTTTCTAAAGAAAAAATGGAATATATAGAGCATAACGAAGCACAGGTTTCTTTAAGTGAAAAAATATCGTTATATAAATATTACGGTCTCTATATGGCCCACATAGAAGGAGATATTGATTTTTTAAAAAGGCAAAAACAGAGTGCCATTGATTTAGAGAATCTTATAAAAATGCTTGCAGCACAAGATCCAGATGTAGTTTTAGTCCTCAGGGAGTTTTTGGAAAATTCGGATAAAATCCTTGATGCAGATAAGGAGTTTTTAGCGCAATTATTGAAGATATCATTACAATCCATTCTAAATCGTATAAATTAG
- a CDS encoding L,D-transpeptidase, producing MHMFLERELEAARYLCQLLLILMLGVICSFFEMREAFASHVEPSPQIVIEKSKFLLSFYEGRTAVFSFPIAVGLYSGNKKKGGDMRTPTGHFVVESIHDSRHWVHDFKDGKGPIKGAYGPWFIRLKTGWSGIGIHGTHAPDSIGKKTTEGCVRLLNEHIELLVKRIQPGVLVTIKE from the coding sequence ATGCATATGTTTCTTGAAAGAGAATTGGAGGCTGCTCGTTATTTGTGCCAATTATTGCTAATACTTATGCTAGGTGTCATTTGCAGCTTTTTTGAGATGCGGGAAGCTTTTGCTTCTCATGTGGAGCCTTCCCCTCAGATAGTTATTGAAAAAAGTAAGTTTTTACTTTCTTTTTATGAGGGGAGAACAGCTGTTTTTTCTTTCCCCATCGCCGTCGGGTTATATTCAGGTAATAAAAAAAAAGGCGGAGACATGCGTACTCCTACAGGACATTTTGTAGTAGAGAGCATTCATGACTCTCGCCATTGGGTTCATGATTTCAAAGATGGCAAAGGCCCGATTAAAGGTGCGTACGGCCCATGGTTTATTCGCCTAAAAACAGGATGGTCTGGAATTGGCATACATGGCACTCACGCTCCAGATTCTATAGGTAAAAAAACAACAGAAGGATGTGTTCGATTGCTTAATGAGCACATTGAACTTCTAGTAAAACGCATTCAGCCAGGAGTACTTGTTACTATTAAAGAATAA
- a CDS encoding NAD/NADP-dependent octopine/nopaline dehydrogenase family protein, whose product MTKITVLGAGNGGQALAGDLASQNFEVTLFEHPQLEDKITDLKKEKTITLTGIMDKKGHLAKVTTCAEEAIRGAQIIYFLAPSFAQKPILESIAPYIEDNQKLVLMPGNFGSLVFKNYLKKIGNIATIEMAEADTMPYACRLEAAGRVNIWGIKQHLSLAALPGHYTETFISQIQHAFPIRLKAAPNVIAIGLYNTNMILHCPTMIMNAGRIESENGNFRFYGDGMTEAVCSVMEAMDKERILIGNVLGIKLLSTMDDMKKLYNLEGKTLRETILNNVVYCGHGTDAPTSMTYRYLSEDVPYLLVPVASLAQKLGISTPTINSIIHLASIVNGQNYFETGIGLKELGLEKASVEEIRAL is encoded by the coding sequence GTGACTAAAATAACTGTACTTGGAGCCGGAAATGGAGGACAAGCTCTCGCAGGAGATCTCGCCTCTCAAAATTTTGAAGTAACGCTTTTTGAACATCCTCAACTAGAAGATAAAATAACCGATTTAAAAAAAGAAAAAACAATTACGTTAACAGGAATAATGGATAAAAAAGGCCATCTGGCGAAAGTAACCACATGTGCTGAAGAAGCAATACGAGGAGCTCAGATTATATATTTTTTAGCTCCGAGTTTCGCTCAAAAACCTATTTTGGAGTCAATAGCCCCTTATATAGAAGACAACCAAAAACTCGTGCTCATGCCAGGAAATTTCGGTTCACTTGTTTTTAAAAATTACCTTAAAAAAATCGGAAACATCGCTACCATAGAGATGGCAGAAGCTGATACTATGCCTTACGCATGTCGATTAGAGGCAGCTGGAAGAGTCAATATATGGGGAATTAAACAACATCTTTCTTTAGCTGCGTTACCTGGTCACTACACTGAAACTTTTATATCCCAAATACAACATGCTTTCCCTATTCGATTAAAAGCTGCTCCTAACGTTATAGCTATCGGCTTGTATAACACAAACATGATTCTCCACTGCCCTACTATGATTATGAATGCAGGAAGAATAGAATCTGAAAATGGAAATTTCAGATTCTATGGTGATGGAATGACAGAAGCTGTATGCAGCGTCATGGAAGCTATGGATAAAGAGCGGATACTTATTGGGAACGTACTGGGAATCAAACTTCTATCCACTATGGATGATATGAAAAAGTTATATAATCTAGAAGGAAAGACATTAAGAGAGACTATTTTGAATAATGTAGTTTACTGCGGACATGGAACAGATGCCCCTACGTCTATGACATATCGGTATCTCTCTGAAGACGTGCCATATCTTCTCGTTCCTGTTGCATCTCTGGCTCAAAAGTTGGGAATCTCTACACCTACAATTAATAGTATTATTCATTTGGCAAGCATTGTTAATGGGCAAAATTATTTTGAAACAGGAATAGGTTTAAAAGAACTTGGCCTTGAAAAGGCATCTGTAGAAGAAATACGAGCATTATAA
- the dctP gene encoding TRAP transporter substrate-binding protein DctP, producing MKKGFCTTLGILVVIALTVVAFSNPALAREKKYHWKISHMRPEGATIDKDLHWFADQIYEASDGRITIDVYPANQLGDYTVVQERVSVGAIEMACQSLSTSRNPKLQIQYMPYLAKDWEEAKVVFGADSPVIKSIQDMLLKEDVVGLVNWPVYFGGIATVKAAQDPATIGANKMTKIRVPSIRVFTLLTREWGYQGTPIPWADLFTSMQTGIVDGAIGAGAEGYYSNFRDIIKYYYAVNDHFENWFLIMNKDLWESLSEDDKNLIMKYAKELHNKRFMEAEKEEGNYMNMLAERGVEIVKFSSEELGAFAENSRSKIWPQLKEDIGAELIDGCLKYIEEK from the coding sequence ATGAAAAAAGGATTTTGTACTACTTTAGGAATTTTAGTCGTAATTGCTTTGACAGTAGTTGCTTTTTCTAATCCAGCGTTAGCAAGAGAAAAAAAATACCATTGGAAAATTTCTCATATGCGCCCAGAAGGTGCAACTATTGACAAGGATCTTCATTGGTTTGCAGATCAGATTTACGAAGCTTCTGATGGCAGAATAACAATTGATGTTTACCCTGCAAACCAACTTGGAGATTATACAGTAGTTCAGGAAAGAGTCAGTGTTGGTGCTATAGAGATGGCGTGTCAAAGTCTAAGCACATCAAGAAATCCTAAGCTCCAGATTCAATACATGCCGTATTTGGCGAAAGACTGGGAAGAGGCGAAGGTCGTTTTTGGAGCAGATAGCCCTGTCATTAAATCTATTCAGGATATGCTCCTCAAAGAGGATGTTGTCGGTCTTGTTAATTGGCCTGTCTATTTTGGGGGTATAGCTACTGTAAAAGCTGCTCAAGATCCTGCAACAATTGGGGCAAATAAAATGACAAAGATCAGAGTTCCTTCTATTCGTGTATTTACACTCCTGACGCGCGAATGGGGATACCAAGGAACTCCTATTCCCTGGGCTGATTTATTCACTTCCATGCAGACTGGGATTGTAGATGGGGCTATAGGCGCTGGTGCAGAAGGCTATTATTCTAATTTTAGAGATATTATTAAGTACTATTATGCTGTTAATGATCACTTTGAAAACTGGTTCCTCATTATGAACAAAGATCTGTGGGAATCGCTTTCAGAAGATGACAAAAACTTGATTATGAAGTATGCAAAAGAACTGCACAATAAGAGATTTATGGAAGCGGAAAAAGAAGAGGGAAACTATATGAACATGCTTGCTGAAAGGGGCGTAGAAATAGTAAAGTTTTCTTCCGAAGAACTGGGGGCTTTTGCTGAAAATAGCAGAAGTAAAATTTGGCCACAACTCAAAGAAGATATTGGAGCAGAGCTTATAGATGGGTGTTTAAAGTACATAGAGGAGAAATAG
- a CDS encoding GGDEF domain-containing phosphodiesterase, protein MPNESILQETLERIMSQNESVVFTLLSLDMFRTLNEGWGYFTGGKVYKEASWAIQSFLTEKDTFFTIDHNKFAIITPTSLKTRQYHKLLKDMKNFFTHPITIDHEIFEVTASIGISSYPKDGIKASDIIESANIALQWARISESHVNAAFYTGTVRDHQKNYTKLKRDLHYAADRGELFLEYQPQVDMKNNNIVGVEALLRWKREDGKIIAPMLFIPLAESSGNITNLGDWVIKEVCLQATKWRNKGINLRLSINISPVQIYSDYYFFTKLQRELSNASIPTSIVDLEVTEKILQDHCGFLEKFIKQAQFMGMRVYLDDFGKGRSSIDFLRKFHFDGIKIDRSIITDIADSSRNKKFANSLIQLAGSIANYIVIEGVESNAQLEALHIDEGKTIIQGFLFSKPLRPEYIPSFISQYKKQPSFEGCQKLSNLTI, encoded by the coding sequence ATGCCGAATGAATCAATCCTCCAAGAAACACTGGAAAGAATAATGTCGCAAAATGAATCTGTCGTCTTCACCCTATTAAGTCTTGACATGTTTCGAACCTTAAACGAAGGATGGGGATACTTTACTGGTGGTAAAGTTTATAAAGAAGCTTCTTGGGCAATACAAAGCTTTCTTACGGAAAAAGACACTTTTTTTACGATTGACCATAATAAATTTGCAATTATTACTCCAACGTCTTTAAAAACAAGACAATATCATAAACTTCTTAAGGATATGAAAAACTTCTTTACCCATCCCATTACTATTGATCACGAAATATTTGAAGTAACCGCTAGCATTGGCATTAGCTCGTATCCTAAAGATGGGATTAAAGCGTCAGATATAATTGAAAGTGCAAATATAGCTCTACAGTGGGCCCGAATTTCTGAGAGTCACGTTAATGCTGCTTTTTACACGGGCACTGTAAGAGATCACCAGAAAAATTACACTAAACTAAAACGAGACCTTCATTATGCAGCAGATAGAGGAGAACTTTTTTTGGAATATCAGCCACAAGTTGATATGAAAAACAACAATATTGTGGGAGTTGAAGCTCTTCTCAGGTGGAAAAGAGAAGATGGGAAAATTATTGCTCCTATGTTGTTTATTCCCTTAGCTGAAAGCTCTGGCAATATTACAAATTTAGGAGACTGGGTTATAAAAGAAGTTTGTCTACAAGCTACAAAGTGGAGAAACAAAGGAATAAATCTTCGACTCTCTATAAATATTTCTCCTGTTCAAATATACAGCGATTACTACTTTTTTACTAAGTTGCAACGTGAACTTTCAAACGCATCAATACCAACATCCATAGTAGACCTTGAAGTTACTGAAAAAATCTTACAAGATCATTGTGGCTTTTTAGAGAAATTTATAAAGCAAGCTCAATTTATGGGAATGAGGGTCTATTTGGATGATTTTGGTAAAGGCAGATCTTCTATTGATTTTTTAAGAAAATTTCATTTTGACGGAATCAAAATTGATCGCTCAATTATTACGGATATCGCTGACTCTTCAAGAAACAAAAAATTCGCAAATTCCCTTATCCAACTTGCCGGAAGTATAGCAAACTATATTGTAATAGAGGGGGTCGAATCCAACGCCCAACTAGAAGCTCTTCATATAGACGAAGGGAAAACCATTATTCAAGGTTTCTTGTTTAGTAAGCCTTTAAGACCAGAATATATTCCAAGTTTCATTTCTCAGTATAAAAAGCAGCCCTCTTTCGAGGGCTGTCAAAAGCTATCAAATTTAACGATATGA
- a CDS encoding serine dehydratase subunit alpha family protein yields MDKELLSILHQEISPALGCTGPTSVSFAAAAAKDVVGGTPRRVRIIMDKDGYKNSIAVGIPGTSLFGLEIAAALGALAGKSSYGLEVLKDITPSDEKKARDFLPFVQVDIKWDLKGVGLYNEAFVETENGVGHVIVRKTHTNIVFKEVNNKVLLDSEKDISNQIDYKKDTIRQYTVKDFFNFAKDVSADELVFLKEAISLNSALAKAGFDGNIGSNFGQTFKSFGEDNILFEIKAVTAAASDARMAGLNLPAMSCATSGNVGISSSLPLIVFARRKNIPEEKLLRALALSFLMVIYVKSHIGRLSAICACSIASSLGTTSGMTLLLDGDYEEAERAINSVVGSIGGILCDGAKYGCALKLAHAAGVAIESAFMAKEGVSIRPGDGLVGDSADETIQAVGRIAQEGMIDTDEVMARIIIEREKERSRYS; encoded by the coding sequence ATGGATAAAGAACTTCTATCTATCTTACATCAAGAAATATCACCAGCTTTGGGATGCACTGGACCCACTTCGGTTTCCTTCGCGGCTGCAGCAGCAAAAGATGTTGTTGGAGGAACACCGCGTCGTGTTCGAATCATTATGGATAAGGACGGTTATAAAAATTCTATCGCAGTTGGCATTCCAGGGACGTCTCTTTTTGGTCTTGAAATAGCTGCTGCTTTAGGGGCTTTGGCAGGAAAATCTTCGTATGGACTTGAAGTTTTGAAAGATATTACACCAAGTGATGAGAAAAAAGCGCGAGATTTTCTTCCCTTTGTTCAAGTTGATATAAAGTGGGATCTTAAAGGCGTTGGTCTTTATAATGAAGCTTTTGTTGAAACAGAGAATGGCGTAGGTCATGTTATAGTTCGAAAAACGCACACAAATATTGTCTTTAAAGAAGTTAATAACAAAGTATTACTTGATTCCGAAAAAGATATTTCTAACCAGATAGATTACAAGAAAGATACGATAAGACAGTATACGGTTAAAGATTTTTTCAATTTTGCTAAAGATGTTTCCGCAGACGAGCTTGTTTTTCTTAAAGAAGCTATTTCGCTTAATAGTGCTTTAGCTAAAGCGGGATTTGATGGAAATATTGGCTCAAATTTTGGGCAGACTTTCAAGTCATTTGGAGAAGATAATATCCTTTTTGAAATCAAAGCTGTAACAGCTGCTGCTTCAGATGCGCGAATGGCAGGATTGAATCTTCCTGCTATGAGTTGTGCTACCAGTGGAAATGTAGGAATTTCTTCTTCGCTTCCTCTTATTGTTTTTGCAAGGAGAAAGAATATTCCAGAGGAAAAATTGCTGCGAGCTCTGGCATTGAGTTTCTTAATGGTTATTTATGTTAAAAGTCATATCGGTCGTTTATCTGCTATATGTGCTTGTTCCATAGCATCAAGTTTAGGAACGACATCAGGGATGACTCTTCTCCTTGACGGGGACTATGAAGAGGCAGAAAGGGCGATTAATAGTGTTGTAGGAAGTATCGGTGGCATCCTTTGTGATGGTGCAAAATATGGATGTGCTTTGAAATTGGCTCATGCTGCAGGAGTTGCTATCGAATCAGCGTTTATGGCAAAAGAAGGCGTTTCAATTCGCCCAGGTGATGGCCTTGTTGGTGATTCTGCAGATGAAACCATACAAGCAGTTGGGAGAATAGCTCAAGAGGGAATGATTGATACAGATGAGGTAATGGCCCGTATCATAATTGAAAGAGAAAAAGAAAGATCTCGATACTCTTAA
- a CDS encoding DMT family transporter yields the protein MNNAVKIKQANTHTYYKGAFAALLSAFLFGFIPILAVFAYKNGISVMTFHFMRFTIASIALFSLIIFRMGYEVIRIGKKNLLQLFILGGVFFTLTSFSYFSSFQYIPASMAPLIFYTYPAIVAITSSYVNKEPLTIMLLLSIALSFLGLIFLSGKAVATINMKGVFLAGLAAISYTSYILYGNSIMKKTPYQIVVAYVCFFSALSFFTIGTITRNLLFPRSTSTWFLFCIISFVSLLGFLSFFLGVKLTNPAKAAVLSMAEPLVTVILSLLFFKEYLAIPQYIGGTFILFGSLLALLSRKQ from the coding sequence ATGAATAATGCCGTAAAAATAAAACAAGCAAATACACATACCTACTATAAAGGGGCATTTGCAGCTCTTTTATCTGCATTTTTATTCGGTTTTATTCCTATTCTGGCAGTTTTTGCCTACAAAAATGGTATCAGCGTAATGACATTCCATTTTATGAGATTCACAATTGCTTCTATAGCTCTTTTCAGCCTTATTATTTTTCGAATGGGATACGAAGTAATACGAATAGGAAAGAAAAATCTTTTACAACTATTTATACTTGGAGGAGTATTTTTCACACTTACCAGTTTCAGTTACTTCTCAAGTTTTCAGTATATTCCCGCATCAATGGCGCCGCTTATCTTTTATACATATCCAGCCATAGTAGCAATAACTTCTTCATATGTTAATAAAGAACCTCTTACAATAATGCTTTTGCTCTCTATCGCTTTATCTTTTTTGGGATTGATCTTTCTTTCAGGGAAAGCTGTCGCTACTATAAATATGAAAGGTGTTTTCTTAGCGGGTCTCGCTGCTATTTCTTATACTTCGTATATACTCTATGGAAATTCCATCATGAAAAAAACGCCATATCAAATTGTGGTTGCCTACGTCTGTTTCTTTTCTGCATTATCCTTTTTCACAATTGGGACGATAACTCGTAATTTACTCTTCCCTCGATCAACATCGACATGGTTTCTATTTTGCATCATTTCTTTTGTTTCTCTCTTGGGATTCCTCTCATTTTTCTTAGGTGTAAAATTGACAAATCCAGCGAAAGCTGCCGTACTAAGTATGGCTGAACCATTGGTAACGGTAATTCTCTCTCTTTTATTTTTCAAAGAATACCTTGCTATTCCTCAATATATAGGAGGCACATTTATTCTCTTTGGATCTTTATTAGCATTATTAAGTAGAAAGCAATAA
- a CDS encoding transporter substrate-binding domain-containing protein, whose product MLKISKIFILSVAISLMVAAPSIAAQSVMDSDVIRVGTEATYPPFEYRNEKNEITGYDIDVVKALGAHLGKKVELVDMAFDGLIPALLTGKIDMIAAGMTNTEERRKKVDFSDVYYEIENAFVTKADDASISKIEDFTGKVATVQIGTAQDTFITNTKLPKEIKRFQKNDDALREVLLERADFCVVNLTVANAYLRNNEVFGGKLKIAFRNFIHKQGEGIALAIPKGDVHLKEAINEAMDEMKKSGKLLELKKKYQMD is encoded by the coding sequence ATGTTGAAAATATCTAAAATTTTTATTTTAAGTGTCGCCATATCTTTGATGGTTGCGGCTCCTTCCATAGCAGCGCAATCTGTTATGGATAGCGATGTAATTCGTGTGGGAACAGAAGCAACATATCCTCCCTTTGAGTACAGAAATGAAAAAAATGAAATTACAGGCTATGACATTGACGTTGTTAAGGCTCTTGGAGCTCATTTAGGGAAAAAAGTTGAACTTGTAGATATGGCTTTTGACGGTCTTATTCCTGCCTTACTTACAGGTAAAATAGATATGATAGCTGCTGGAATGACAAACACGGAAGAACGCAGAAAAAAAGTTGATTTTTCAGATGTTTATTATGAAATAGAAAATGCTTTCGTTACAAAGGCCGATGATGCATCCATATCAAAGATAGAGGACTTTACCGGTAAAGTAGCTACAGTTCAGATAGGAACTGCCCAAGATACATTTATTACAAATACGAAACTTCCCAAAGAAATAAAACGTTTTCAAAAAAATGATGATGCCTTGAGAGAAGTCTTATTAGAGCGTGCTGATTTTTGCGTTGTAAATCTTACCGTTGCCAATGCATATCTTCGAAATAATGAAGTGTTTGGTGGAAAGTTGAAAATTGCCTTCCGTAACTTTATCCATAAACAGGGAGAAGGCATAGCTTTGGCTATTCCCAAAGGAGATGTACATCTTAAGGAAGCTATTAATGAAGCTATGGATGAAATGAAAAAAAGTGGAAAGCTTTTGGAGCTTAAGAAAAAATACCAAATGGACTAA
- a CDS encoding ornithine cyclodeaminase family protein, whose protein sequence is MARLLCQSQIEKMITMHDVVEIIDKTYKGMGEGTVINPTKGTLDLGESSPYPPYHADINSMPAYVGWVDTAGIKWAGGWMDNPKQGLPYVSAIIVLVNPRNGVFTGVLDGTLITNMRTGAQTAVALKYLYPGQRSLTVGLFGAGVQGRTQIAAISEVFNIDELKIYDVMPEAAKLFAKEMANKVAGKITICTQPQEAAQGNAVITVTHAKDGFFKKSWFEPGTVLFPMGSYKECDDEALLAADFIVVDHVAQCFHRGALKDLAEAGKVSQENITATLGELAVGARHISTSSSSRILCVPIGTGAMDVAVASVVLQKAEKEGVGETFDFAI, encoded by the coding sequence ATGGCTCGGTTGTTGTGTCAGTCCCAGATTGAAAAAATGATTACAATGCACGATGTGGTAGAAATAATTGACAAAACATACAAAGGAATGGGAGAGGGAACAGTTATCAATCCAACAAAAGGAACATTGGATTTAGGAGAAAGTTCCCCATATCCCCCTTATCATGCAGATATTAACTCTATGCCTGCATATGTGGGATGGGTGGATACGGCTGGCATTAAATGGGCAGGTGGTTGGATGGATAACCCCAAGCAGGGGTTACCTTATGTAAGTGCCATTATAGTTTTAGTTAACCCCAGAAATGGTGTCTTTACTGGAGTTCTTGATGGTACATTAATTACGAACATGAGAACTGGAGCCCAGACAGCTGTTGCTTTGAAATATCTTTATCCTGGACAACGCTCTTTGACAGTAGGGCTTTTTGGAGCAGGTGTCCAAGGGCGTACTCAAATAGCTGCTATTTCAGAAGTTTTTAATATAGACGAATTGAAGATATATGATGTTATGCCTGAAGCGGCTAAATTATTTGCAAAAGAGATGGCTAATAAGGTGGCTGGGAAAATTACAATTTGTACTCAGCCCCAAGAAGCTGCGCAGGGTAATGCTGTCATAACGGTGACTCATGCAAAAGATGGTTTCTTTAAAAAATCATGGTTTGAACCCGGAACGGTGCTTTTCCCCATGGGATCCTATAAAGAGTGTGATGATGAAGCTCTTCTGGCTGCTGATTTTATCGTTGTAGATCATGTGGCGCAATGTTTTCACCGTGGCGCATTAAAAGATTTAGCTGAAGCAGGTAAAGTCTCTCAAGAAAATATTACTGCAACGTTAGGTGAATTGGCGGTAGGAGCGAGACATATTTCTACCTCATCATCTTCGCGTATTCTTTGTGTTCCTATAGGAACGGGGGCTATGGATGTTGCTGTAGCTTCTGTTGTCTTGCAGAAGGCGGAAAAAGAAGGAGTAGGAGAGACATTTGATTTCGCTATATAA